GCGTGTAGGCGATCGACAAATTGGTTCATTGTTCTTCTCGAATCCACAAGAAGTCAATCCAGAGGATGTTCAAGTTACTTTCGATGATGTTAGAggagtgagttttttggaaaaatttaccgaaatttgcgatttgtttcatttaaaaaacgacacgaaatcattgaaaaaacccttaaatttttttctgaaattcgaaaaattgcaaaaatgtttattttgccgaattttttggaaaaaaaacctttaaaattaaaaaaaaaatttaaacttttttttttttgattttttgacttttgaaaaaaaaaactttaagatAATTGTATCAAACTTAAAGTgttctaagaatttttttcaatattttttcaatttccagatggACGAAGCGAAATTGGAAGTGGAGGAGATCGTGGATTACCTGAAAGATCCAGAAAAATACTCAAGACTTGGTGGTCGATTACCGAAAGGTGTCCTACTCGTCGGACCCCCCGGAACCGGAAAAACGTTGCTCGCGAGAGCAATAGCCGGTGAAGCACAGGTTCCATTCTTCCATACTGCTGGATCAGAATTTGATGAAGTACTTGTTGGACAGGGAGCCCGTCGTGTTAGGGATCTTTTCGATAAGGCTAAGGCTCGGTGAGCAGGCTATTTTGGagacattttacaaaatttttgttttttttaaccattAGTTTTCTTAAATTGgccaaaatttaatgtttattttaaaattaaaattcaattttgttgcCCTCTCGGAATTATCGATTTGTATGATATTCGCTAaaactttgacaaaaaaaaatttcgtaaaattaagtaaaagccccgaaaaaaatccaagatttatatttttcagtgctCCATGCATCATTTTCATCGACGAAATCGATTCAGTTGGCTCAAAACGTGTTTCGAATTCCATCCATCCATATGCAAATCAAACGATTAATCAACTTCTCAGGTAACaatttgctcaattttgtgCATTAAAAACTCATCTCCTGatgttttcagtgaaatgGATGGCTTCACCCGTAACGAGGGAATCATTGTAATTGCCGCAACAAATCGTGTCGACGACCTCGACAAGGCCCTTCTCCGACCCGGACGCTTCGATGTTCGTGTCACAGTTCCAAAACCTGATCTCGCTGGGCGTGTGgacattttcaacttttatctCTCAAAAATCGTGCATTCCGGTGGAATTGATCCTAAAGTTCTGGCGAAGGGATCGACAGGATTCACTGGAGCCGACATTGAGAATATGGTGAATCAGGCGGCATTGAAAGCGGCGACTGATAATGCTGTGGAGGTTACGATGGCCTATTTAGATGAAGCAAGGGATCGAGTACTGATGGGACCGGCACGTACTGGAGGAAGGATTCCTGATGAAGAAGCAAATAGAAATACAGCTTATCATGAAGCAGGTCATACTCTGGTGTCTTTGTACACAAAAGATGCTACACCTCTGCATAAAGTAACTATTATTCCACGTGGACAATCTCTCGGACACACTGCAATGCTTCCTGAAAAGGATAGTTATCAGTTGACTAAAGCACAAATGCTTGCTACGTTGGATGTGATGATGGGCGGTCGGGTGGCTGAAGAGCTCATCTTTGGAGATGATAAGGTCACCACTGGTGCTGCGGATGATTTGAGTAAGGCCACTCAGTTGGCGGTGCAGATGGTTAAGGTTTTTGGAATGAGTGATAAGGTGAGAAGGGGGCTTGGGAATACTTTTTTCTTAGGAAATATGAGCTtggcgcaaaattttttttcggaaaatttgaatttcctgccataattttttcaaaatattcaaatttctcgcaattttttttcgctaaaaattgtttcagtgaATTTGAATATctctccgaaaaaaaaaacaattaaaatttcccgcaattttttttttatttttgaagctgtcgccaacaattttctttaaaaatttgaatatcccaccagaagtttttaaaaactaaattctaatttcccgctaaaaattttctatattttaaatttaaaattccaggtCGGACTCCGTGATTTCACTGCCCAAGACAATGAAAGTGCACTGGTAAAAGTGTCGGATTTGGCACCACAAACAGCCGAACTAATTGATGCAGAGATTAATCGTGTACTACAGGAGAGCTATAAAAGGGCTAAAGTCATTTTGGAAACcaagaaggttttttttttggaattttctaattttccagattttttaaaactaaaacaaaaatgttgctaaaaacttgaaaaatacgaCGTcagctttttttgttaaaaaattaatttaaaaagattccttcaaaaattctcaaaatttccgattttttgcagaaagagCATCAACTGCTCGCGGAAGCTCTTCTCGAATACGAAACTCTCTCAGCTGACGAGGTGAAACGTGTTATCAGTGGACAGAAAATCAAGCGACCAACACCGGCGGCAGTGAAGAAAAGTAATGAAACAAAACGAAATCAACCGTCGCTTGTTCTTCATTTATTCGAGGAAGAAGGCCGTGGAAAGCaataatttcttctttttttttctttaaatattcTAAGTTCTGTactttttcctcctttttctgattttatttcagtttaaGTTCGCTCGAAAATCTTAGAAAATCGAAGTTTTCGTGTAAAT
The nucleotide sequence above comes from Caenorhabditis elegans chromosome III. Encoded proteins:
- the ymel-1 gene encoding ATP-dependent zinc metalloprotease YME1 homolog (Confirmed by transcript evidence), with amino-acid sequence MQSAINLNIGGLLQNTGLLRNSRNGINRKPLDIEATAASLSRVYHQVWRQFSSDTSSPVTINQMNNILRDSTLSRRIARKSEISLNYDDAVVRIIPASSSFYIQRRGFRTRKQTFGVGNAGKPTQDEVKSPLTYFSELLAGKKQKTSEGGVEKWNQYESDLKKLPENQQRTYTDGFVKGLLSNGVSGAGKDGKKSNTLTRFYIFLVFCIFFGYLTGRIRVRVGDRQIGSLFFSNPQEVNPEDVQVTFDDVRGMDEAKLEVEEIVDYLKDPEKYSRLGGRLPKGVLLVGPPGTGKTLLARAIAGEAQVPFFHTAGSEFDEVLVGQGARRVRDLFDKAKARAPCIIFIDEIDSVGSKRVSNSIHPYANQTINQLLSEMDGFTRNEGIIVIAATNRVDDLDKALLRPGRFDVRVTVPKPDLAGRVDIFNFYLSKIVHSGGIDPKVLAKGSTGFTGADIENMVNQAALKAATDNAVEVTMAYLDEARDRVLMGPARTGGRIPDEEANRNTAYHEAGHTLVSLYTKDATPLHKVTIIPRGQSLGHTAMLPEKDSYQLTKAQMLATLDVMMGGRVAEELIFGDDKVTTGAADDLSKATQLAVQMVKVFGMSDKVGLRDFTAQDNESALVKVSDLAPQTAELIDAEINRVLQESYKRAKVILETKKKEHQLLAEALLEYETLSADEVKRVISGQKIKRPTPAAVKKSNETKRNQPSLVLHLFEEEGRGKQ